CAGAACAAGACAAAAATATAGGAGGTGAAATATGGTTACTGCCATCACAAAACAGAGCGCAATTGAAGAGTATCTAGAACAGGAAAATCGGAACATTGACAAAAGCGAGTTTATTCAAGGAGAAATCATCAAAATGGCGGGTGCATCGGCGAATCATAATCGGTTAACCTTCAATTTAAGTCGCTTACTACCCCTAGAAGTGGGCGATCGCAATTATGAGGTGTTTGTCAGTGATATGCGCTTGTGGCTGCCTGCATTCGAGAGTTATGTTTATCCCGATGTCCTCGTCATTGAAGGAGAGCCAAATTTTACCGACAGCAAACAGATGGCGGTGACGAATCCCTGTTTCATTGCTGA
The sequence above is a segment of the Roseofilum capinflatum BLCC-M114 genome. Coding sequences within it:
- a CDS encoding Uma2 family endonuclease — its product is MVTAITKQSAIEEYLEQENRNIDKSEFIQGEIIKMAGASANHNRLTFNLSRLLPLEVGDRNYEVFVSDMRLWLPAFESYVYPDVLVIEGEPNFTDSKQMAVTNPCFIAEVLSASTEGFDKNQKFTLYRSIPQLQEYLLIDQFTYRVELYRKVGEHQWLLTELMGEEAIVELQSVNVTIKLSDLYKRVQFQQSTENTGD